A genomic stretch from Candidatus Nezhaarchaeota archaeon includes:
- a CDS encoding CooT family nickel-binding protein, translating into MCEFKVYLGEEEVMGDVVYAEEREGSVLLRTILGEEKVLKGCRILQVDVRREVLRLARG; encoded by the coding sequence ATGTGTGAGTTCAAGGTCTACTTGGGCGAGGAGGAGGTAATGGGGGACGTAGTATACGCAGAGGAGCGCGAGGGCAGCGTACTGCTGAGGACCATCCTAGGGGAGGAGAAGGTCCTTAAGGGCTGTAGGATACTTCAAGTAGACGTGAGGAGAGAGGTACTAAGGCTAGCTAGGGGCTAG